In Oreochromis aureus strain Israel breed Guangdong linkage group 20, ZZ_aureus, whole genome shotgun sequence, the following are encoded in one genomic region:
- the LOC120435140 gene encoding galanin receptor type 1-like — protein sequence MESSGQQMNRSDLGKMNGDEVLIKCLVPILDGLILLTGLIGQTLVVIILTRRRRKQNQPPHGTDILLLVLSAADLLLLLCLPFHTSAITLGFWPFGSFLCKVISFLGVACSVASVFTMAALAVTRYLTVVHPTWAFRLRMHRRIKLTVALLWVPASALAAPQFAFRTVTVSSVVQCFAFLSDFSQLVYSIALFLFGFALPLGIIILMYAKIYCFLRYARQVGNAPQLERYQRQVTHTSALLVVVFTILWLPSYVLMFSLIGGHLKHSSGNKIFAIVARLLATSVGVVNPVLYGFVSQKFRRDLLELGRRQWARCRNCVIGCPYAMSRDMVRPFEEDTTSGRSQN from the coding sequence ATGGAGAGTTCGGGGCAGCAGATGAACAGAAGTGATCTGGGCAAAATGAATGGAGATGAGGTTTTGATTAAATGTTTAGTCCCCATCTTGGATGGGCTGATTCTGTTGACTGGTCTCATAGGGCAAACTCTGGTCGTCATCATTCTTactaggaggaggaggaaacagAACCAACCCCCACACGGCACAGACATCCTACTTCTGGTTCTGAGCgctgctgacctgctgctgtTACTCTGCCTGCCCTTCCACACCTCCGCTATCACCCTGGGCTTCTGGCCTTTCGGCAGCTTCCTGTGCAAAGTTATCAGTTTCCTGGGCGTTGCCTGCTCTGTTGCCTCCGTATTTACCATGGCAGCTTTGGCTGTGACCCGCTACCTTACAGTGGTACACCCCACCTGGGCCTTCCGCTTGCGAATGCACAGGCGCATTAAACTGACAGTAGCTCTGCTCTGGGTCCCCGCCTCAGCTCTGGCAGCACCACAGTTTGCATTTCGCACAGTCACCGTGTCCAGTGTTGTGCAGTGCTTCGCCTTCCTGTCTGACTTCAGCCAGCTGGTCTACAGCATCGCCCTTTTCCTGTTTGGCTTCGCTCTGCCACTAGGCATCATTATATTAATGTATGCAAAGATTTATTGTTTTCTTCGATATGCACGCCAGGTGGGGAATGCCCCTCAGCTAGAACGCTACCAGAGACAAGTCACTCACACTTCAGCCCTACTGGTCGTCGTCTTCACCATCCTGTGGCTGCCCTCCTATGTCCTCATGTTTTCCTTAATTGGAGGACATTTAAAACACTCATCTGGCAACAAAATATTTGCCATCGTGGCCAGGCTGCTGGCAACCTCAGTGGGTGTGGTAAACCCTGTACTCTACGGCTTTGTGTCTCAGAAGTTTAGGCGAGACTTACTAGAGCTTGGAAGAAGGCAATGGGCACGATGCAGAAACTGTGTGATTGGCTGCCCTTATGCAATGAGCAGAGACATGGTACGGCCTTTTGAGGAGGACACTACCTCAGGGAGAAGCCAAAACTGA